One window of Nitrospirota bacterium genomic DNA carries:
- a CDS encoding FAD-dependent oxidoreductase, whose protein sequence is MAKFDFDIGILGGGSAGLTVAAGAAQFGAKTLLIEKEKELGGDCLHYGCVPSKTLIKTAHVYHLMKNAQRFGLPQPEVMPVDFKDVSGRIRSVIAQIQKHDSVERFCGLGAQVEFGDAEFLDEHLIRAGDRKFSAKNWVIATGSSPDIPKIEGLDKTPYRTNKDIYYIESLPSSMIILGGGPIAIEMAQAFCRLGTKVSVIQRSAQILTREDRDMADAVMQNLAAEGVAFYLDRSIISVRNSEAGREVVMRKNDSRQETLIADEILIAMGREPNLKGLGLENAGVDFDNRGLTLDHRLRTTQKHIFGAGDVTGAYQFTHAAGYEAGVVLANAVLHLPRKADYTFFPWCTYTDPELATIGMNEAAAKESGIQPAVWTEEFKMNDRGLTEGEGLGRIKLVLDAKEKPLGVQILGLHAGELISEWVAALNGGVKLSALAGAVHPYPTLAEINKRVVGNYFSGKIFSDKVKKTLKFFFNLRGRACG, encoded by the coding sequence ATGGCAAAATTCGATTTTGATATAGGAATTCTTGGCGGCGGCTCGGCCGGACTGACTGTTGCTGCAGGCGCAGCACAGTTCGGCGCAAAGACGCTGCTCATTGAAAAAGAAAAGGAGTTAGGCGGAGACTGTCTGCACTACGGCTGTGTGCCGTCCAAGACGCTGATCAAGACTGCCCATGTATATCATCTCATGAAGAATGCCCAACGATTCGGCCTTCCCCAGCCTGAGGTGATGCCTGTTGATTTCAAAGATGTATCGGGCAGAATCAGGTCTGTCATTGCACAGATCCAGAAGCACGATTCTGTTGAACGGTTCTGCGGTCTTGGCGCACAGGTTGAATTTGGAGATGCTGAATTTCTGGATGAACATCTGATCAGGGCAGGGGACAGAAAATTTTCAGCAAAGAACTGGGTTATCGCAACAGGATCGTCACCGGATATACCGAAGATAGAAGGGCTGGACAAGACGCCATATCGTACCAATAAAGACATCTACTATATCGAGTCACTTCCATCTTCGATGATCATCCTTGGCGGCGGACCGATTGCAATCGAGATGGCGCAGGCCTTCTGCAGGCTCGGCACAAAGGTCTCTGTAATCCAGAGGAGTGCTCAGATATTAACCCGGGAGGACAGGGACATGGCCGACGCGGTGATGCAGAACCTTGCTGCCGAAGGCGTAGCGTTTTATCTCGATCGGTCGATAATCTCAGTCCGAAATTCTGAGGCCGGGCGGGAAGTAGTGATGCGCAAAAATGACAGCAGGCAGGAAACGCTCATAGCTGATGAGATTCTGATTGCCATGGGCCGCGAGCCGAACCTGAAAGGTCTTGGCCTCGAAAACGCTGGCGTTGATTTTGACAACAGGGGGCTCACGCTCGACCACAGGCTCAGGACAACGCAGAAGCATATTTTTGGTGCAGGTGATGTGACCGGGGCATATCAGTTTACCCATGCAGCAGGGTACGAAGCCGGCGTGGTGCTTGCCAACGCTGTTCTTCATCTGCCGCGCAAGGCTGATTACACCTTCTTCCCCTGGTGCACATACACTGACCCTGAACTTGCAACCATAGGCATGAACGAAGCAGCAGCAAAAGAATCTGGCATTCAGCCTGCTGTATGGACAGAAGAGTTCAAAATGAATGACCGGGGCCTTACCGAAGGGGAGGGCTTAGGCAGGATCAAGCTGGTCCTTGATGCAAAGGAGAAGCCGCTTGGCGTGCAGATCCTCGGCCTCCATGCCGGGGAGCTGATAAGCGAATGGGTCGCTGCCCTAAACGGAGGCGTGAAGCTCTCTGCACTTGCCGGCGCAGTGCATCCCTATCCGACCCTGGCTGAGATCAATAAACGCGTTGTGGGTAATTACTTCTCCGGCAAGATATTTTCAGACAAGGTGAAGAAGACGCTCAAGTTCTTCTTTAATCTCAGGGGAAGGGCCTGCGGGTAA
- a CDS encoding PAS domain S-box protein has product MKEWLLQKRWRILLSGILIVTTPLLVLSAYIYSGVTSVFEERLLKENQRLAQYMAHTIEEKLRSEISFGKSYAARPYFLEGMLRGDKKEMHRHLLSLIENSNTIERVFITDAAGVQIDNYPLTPETIGKDFSHRDWYKGLSKNWSPYVSEFYMRTAEPQRYLFAIAIPMTHNGNVVGCLVMQPREDFIKNAIGNLNIANELKEHIHEGHIYVVDKKGNLVYHPDYVMDRIIDFSNLPPVRNVLKGVEGIEKLIGPVHKMPVIAAYHPVSNWGWGVVVEQQVNAVLAPARKIRLALFIVTGLMLLLGGFFAYRASALLVSVKTAEENLSVTLKSIGDGVLVVDVDQRIVRLNPIAEQLTGWKEEEARGQRVEEIFHIINEETRRPSVIPVEDVLATGLIKGLANHTALISRDGTERPIADSAAPIRGQGGEILGVVLVFRDVTLERKAEEDLHSMNAKLVAANRELELRRQEADVATKAKSDFLANMSHELRTPLNSVIGFSEVLQDEMFGNLNDKQKEYINDILGSGRHLLDLINDILDLSKVEAGRLELELSTFPLKDALNSALSMFREKAMKHCLKLNLDIEPDADIEIETDERKLKQIMFNLLSNAIKFTPDGGSVRVSARRSQNSELRSQNSGEKVSELGTDNCELSDFDYIEITVEDTGIGIKSEDITKLFTEFTQLESVYTKEYAGTGLGLALTKKLVELHGGSIWIESEFGKGSRFVFVIPIMHMANDKGEQDEKDIDC; this is encoded by the coding sequence ATGAAGGAATGGCTGCTGCAGAAGCGATGGAGGATTCTGCTGTCCGGGATATTGATTGTAACAACACCGCTTCTTGTCCTTTCAGCATATATTTACTCGGGAGTAACATCTGTTTTTGAAGAAAGACTGCTCAAAGAGAACCAGCGTCTTGCGCAATACATGGCTCACACCATTGAGGAGAAACTGAGGAGCGAAATATCCTTCGGTAAATCGTATGCAGCAAGGCCTTATTTCCTAGAAGGTATGCTGCGTGGTGATAAAAAGGAGATGCACAGGCATCTATTAAGCCTTATCGAAAATTCCAATACCATTGAGCGGGTATTCATAACTGACGCGGCAGGCGTCCAGATCGACAATTATCCCTTAACACCTGAAACCATTGGCAAGGATTTCTCCCACAGAGATTGGTATAAGGGCCTCTCAAAAAATTGGTCGCCCTATGTGTCCGAGTTTTACATGAGAACTGCAGAGCCGCAGAGATATCTTTTTGCAATAGCAATTCCGATGACCCATAACGGAAATGTTGTAGGGTGCCTCGTGATGCAGCCCCGGGAAGATTTCATTAAAAATGCAATTGGTAACTTGAATATTGCCAACGAACTTAAAGAGCATATCCATGAGGGTCATATCTATGTGGTGGATAAAAAGGGGAATCTCGTCTATCACCCTGATTATGTTATGGACAGAATAATAGATTTCTCGAATCTCCCGCCTGTCAGGAACGTGTTAAAAGGTGTGGAGGGCATCGAAAAATTGATAGGTCCGGTGCATAAAATGCCTGTAATCGCCGCCTATCATCCTGTTTCCAATTGGGGATGGGGTGTGGTTGTGGAACAGCAGGTTAACGCTGTTCTCGCACCGGCAAGAAAGATACGTTTGGCACTCTTTATTGTTACCGGACTTATGCTTTTGTTGGGTGGTTTTTTCGCTTATAGGGCATCAGCGCTGTTGGTTTCGGTGAAAACGGCAGAGGAGAACCTCTCGGTAACGCTCAAGTCAATCGGAGATGGAGTTCTTGTAGTGGATGTTGATCAGAGAATTGTCCGGCTGAACCCGATTGCAGAGCAGCTCACCGGATGGAAAGAGGAAGAGGCCAGAGGGCAAAGAGTAGAGGAAATCTTCCATATCATCAACGAAGAGACCCGCAGGCCCTCAGTCATTCCGGTTGAGGACGTTCTTGCCACAGGACTTATCAAGGGTCTTGCGAACCATACGGCATTGATCTCAAGAGATGGAACTGAGCGGCCTATAGCCGACAGCGCTGCGCCAATTCGAGGCCAGGGCGGCGAAATCCTCGGTGTCGTGCTTGTATTTCGTGATGTAACACTGGAGCGTAAGGCAGAAGAGGATCTTCATTCAATGAATGCCAAACTTGTAGCCGCCAACAGAGAACTCGAATTGCGGAGACAGGAGGCAGATGTTGCAACCAAGGCAAAGTCGGACTTTTTAGCTAACATGTCTCATGAACTCAGGACGCCCCTAAACTCAGTCATCGGATTTTCTGAAGTTCTCCAGGACGAGATGTTCGGCAATCTTAATGACAAGCAGAAGGAATATATCAATGATATTCTTGGCAGCGGCAGGCACCTGTTGGATCTCATCAATGACATCCTCGACCTGTCCAAAGTCGAGGCAGGCAGACTGGAGCTTGAATTGTCCACATTTCCGCTCAAGGATGCACTCAATTCAGCCTTGTCCATGTTCAGGGAAAAGGCGATGAAGCACTGCCTGAAACTGAATCTTGATATAGAACCGGACGCAGACATTGAGATCGAAACTGACGAACGGAAACTCAAGCAGATCATGTTCAACCTCCTGAGCAACGCGATCAAGTTCACTCCTGACGGGGGGAGTGTGCGGGTCTCTGCGAGACGAAGCCAGAATTCAGAATTAAGAAGCCAGAATTCAGGGGAAAAAGTCTCCGAACTCGGAACTGATAACTGTGAACTTAGTGATTTCGATTACATTGAAATCACCGTAGAAGACACCGGCATCGGCATAAAATCGGAAGATATTACAAAATTGTTCACTGAGTTCACCCAGCTTGAATCAGTCTATACCAAGGAATATGCCGGGACCGGCCTGGGGCTTGCGCTCACAAAAAAACTCGTGGAACTTCACGGAGGCAGTATCTGGATAGAGAGCGAATTCGGGAAGGGCAGCAGGTTTGTATTTGTGATACCGATAATGCATATGGCTAATGATAAGGGGGAACAGGATGAAAAAGATATTGATTGTTGA
- a CDS encoding response regulator produces MKKILIVEDNNNNRTMLRDILRFYKYEVIEAENGEQGIKLAEDQSPDLVLMDMQMPVMDGFTAITLLKNNPQTKSMKIIAVTSFAMVGDRARILEAGADDYISKPIDTRELPKLVGRMLAAGEIN; encoded by the coding sequence ATGAAAAAGATATTGATTGTTGAAGACAATAATAATAATAGGACGATGCTGCGGGATATTCTGCGGTTTTATAAATATGAGGTTATAGAGGCTGAAAACGGCGAACAAGGGATAAAGCTTGCGGAGGATCAAAGTCCTGATCTGGTCCTCATGGATATGCAGATGCCAGTGATGGACGGGTTTACTGCAATAACGTTACTCAAAAACAATCCGCAGACAAAAAGCATGAAAATCATAGCCGTGACCTCCTTTGCCATGGTAGGAGACAGGGCCAGGATATTGGAAGCCGGGGCCGACGACTATATCTCCAAGCCGATAGACACGAGAGAACTTCCAAAACTGGTGGGAAGGATGCTGGCAGCAGGTGAAATTAATTGA
- a CDS encoding response regulator yields MAKPQILCLDDEPKNLKLYEAMLLPNEFEVIKAENGPEALELISKEKIDLILLDVMMPGMDGFEVCRSLKSDPATASIPIVIITALSDKESLNLALQAGTSLFLTKPIWVLIWR; encoded by the coding sequence ATTGCAAAACCACAAATTCTCTGCCTTGATGATGAACCGAAAAACCTTAAACTCTACGAAGCAATGCTGTTGCCAAATGAGTTTGAAGTTATTAAAGCAGAGAACGGCCCAGAGGCCCTTGAACTGATCAGCAAAGAGAAGATCGACCTCATTTTGCTTGATGTAATGATGCCCGGTATGGACGGCTTTGAGGTCTGCCGGAGCCTAAAGAGCGATCCTGCGACAGCATCAATCCCAATAGTCATCATTACGGCCCTGAGCGACAAGGAGTCGCTGAACCTTGCTCTCCAGGCCGGAACCAGCCTGTTCCTGACAAAACCGATCTGGGTATTGATTTGGCGTTGA
- a CDS encoding PAS domain S-box protein yields MNSYRVSLNSHLNSVAEGLVPLLLSRQPDAIYGNLDALLMKNENWVGIELFDPQGRLLYPGDQVTVSKGHTNDDVRTFKQDIRYLDANLGNLAVKVCFTEKLMAIRKQQVMLFSILALVSALFFLTTGLILEFLVRKPIKQLQNAAREIGQGNLNVAIDIRSKDEVGELAASFNRMTSDLKTAQDSLLNYNAMLEKKVEERTIELTRTTDQISLMLDSLPIIPYTCRATEDFCATYIGKSVTRISGYQSDDFIVNPGFWANNIHPDDKLRAFEVLPILLEKGEHYHEYRWKSAEGTYLWFGDTLRLIRTPNGEPDHIVGTWQDITKRKMTEEKLKESEQKYISLVETTGTGYVIIDHEGRVLDANQIYIRLSGHNNFDEICGRSVVEWTAACEIEKNEKAVATCIKDGYIRNLEIGYVDSQGNVTSVEINASVLIKDGKPRILSLCRDITERKQKEDELRQALLMAESGIKARGEFLSNMSHELTTPLNSIIGFSQVMLDDISGALNEQQREYLQAIQQGGERLNEIYSELLQFASLESGELKVITETFLLNDLLKSSLLLFNEKANLKGVSLSLKTDLPSEIQIEADRGKLSQVMFSLLDNAVKFTPSGGSVWVQALLISDVGAIRQVAQEKGRGSASPLQDRDFIEISVADTGIGIKQEDMPRLFKSFQQLESVYTKKYKGTGIGLLLAQKLIELHGGRVWIESESGKGTTVTFVIPIKQNSEYRSQESE; encoded by the coding sequence GTGAATTCGTACCGGGTTTCGCTCAATTCGCATCTCAACAGCGTAGCAGAAGGTCTGGTTCCCCTTCTTCTGAGCAGGCAGCCTGATGCAATCTACGGCAATCTTGACGCCCTGCTTATGAAAAATGAAAACTGGGTTGGCATAGAGCTGTTCGATCCGCAAGGCAGGCTTCTTTATCCTGGGGATCAGGTCACGGTTTCAAAGGGACATACAAACGATGATGTCAGGACCTTTAAGCAGGATATTCGATATCTTGATGCAAATCTCGGCAACCTTGCAGTAAAAGTCTGTTTTACTGAAAAGCTGATGGCAATCAGAAAGCAGCAGGTCATGCTATTCAGTATTCTTGCTCTTGTATCGGCCCTTTTTTTTCTGACAACGGGTCTTATCCTTGAGTTCCTGGTGAGAAAGCCAATCAAACAGTTGCAAAATGCCGCGCGGGAAATAGGCCAGGGAAATCTTAATGTTGCTATCGATATACGATCAAAGGACGAGGTCGGCGAATTGGCAGCATCCTTCAACAGGATGACGTCAGACTTAAAAACGGCGCAGGATTCCCTGCTGAACTACAATGCAATGCTGGAAAAAAAGGTCGAGGAGCGCACTATCGAACTGACGAGGACAACTGATCAGATCTCCTTGATGCTGGACTCTTTACCGATCATCCCCTACACCTGCAGGGCTACTGAAGATTTCTGCGCTACATATATAGGCAAAAGCGTAACTCGCATCAGCGGGTATCAGTCGGACGATTTTATCGTCAATCCCGGCTTTTGGGCGAACAATATCCATCCTGATGACAAACTGAGAGCATTCGAGGTGTTGCCGATATTGCTTGAGAAAGGTGAACATTATCACGAGTATCGCTGGAAAAGTGCGGAGGGAACATATCTCTGGTTTGGAGACACCCTTCGTCTCATAAGAACACCAAACGGGGAACCAGACCACATTGTCGGCACATGGCAGGACATCACCAAGCGCAAGATGACAGAAGAGAAGCTGAAAGAAAGCGAGCAGAAGTATATTTCGCTTGTCGAAACAACAGGCACCGGTTATGTAATTATTGACCACGAAGGCCGGGTTCTTGACGCGAATCAGATATACATCCGGCTCTCAGGACACAATAATTTTGATGAAATATGCGGAAGAAGCGTCGTGGAATGGACTGCAGCCTGTGAAATCGAAAAGAATGAAAAGGCTGTTGCAACATGCATCAAAGATGGCTATATCAGAAATCTTGAAATCGGCTACGTTGACAGTCAAGGCAATGTTACATCGGTTGAGATCAACGCATCGGTATTGATAAAGGATGGAAAGCCACGGATACTGTCACTCTGCCGGGACATCACTGAACGGAAACAGAAGGAAGATGAACTGAGGCAGGCACTTTTAATGGCTGAGTCAGGCATCAAGGCACGGGGGGAGTTTCTTTCGAACATGTCCCATGAGCTGACAACACCGCTGAATTCCATCATCGGCTTTTCGCAAGTCATGTTAGACGACATCAGCGGAGCTTTAAACGAACAACAGCGTGAATATCTGCAGGCAATCCAGCAAGGAGGAGAGAGACTGAATGAAATCTATAGTGAGCTCCTCCAGTTTGCCAGTCTGGAATCAGGCGAACTGAAGGTCATCACGGAAACGTTTCTTCTTAATGACCTTCTCAAATCTTCTCTTCTTCTGTTCAACGAGAAGGCCAATCTGAAAGGAGTGTCCCTTTCGCTCAAGACAGATCTCCCGTCTGAGATCCAGATAGAAGCAGACCGAGGCAAACTATCGCAGGTCATGTTCAGCCTCCTTGATAATGCCGTAAAGTTTACGCCCTCAGGGGGGAGCGTATGGGTACAAGCACTTTTGATTTCTGATGTAGGGGCGATCCGGCAGGTCGCCCAGGAAAAAGGGCGGGGCAGCGCCTCGCCCCTACAAGACAGAGATTTTATCGAAATCTCTGTCGCCGACACCGGTATAGGCATCAAACAGGAAGATATGCCAAGGCTCTTCAAGTCCTTCCAGCAGCTTGAATCGGTCTATACCAAAAAATACAAAGGCACGGGCATCGGTCTCTTGCTGGCCCAAAAGCTAATTGAGCTTCACGGCGGCAGGGTATGGATCGAGAGCGAATCAGGTAAAGGAACTACGGTTACGTTTGTAATACCGATTAAGCAGAATTCAGAATACAGGAGTCAGGAGTCAGAATGA
- a CDS encoding response regulator gives MKKILVVEDNPTNMRLMRDVLKYLGYEVLEALNGNCILCVDDEPVNLKLLEAMLLPAGYEVIKASDGAEALQMIKESCVDLVLLDVMMPEINGFDACKTMKGDERYGNIPIIMLTALRSKEDRIKGIEAGADDFISKPADKEELLLKCRNMLRMKQYRDDLEQKNHDLQKIQKIKDSLTAMIVHDLKGPLMCIVGYLQMAMDLKHGSDNKVAEYLSQANISAYSLSNMISTILDISRMEEGAMNIVQTSFSVGELLGRIENMFRAAVELEEKSLVLNRSSNISLTSDSALIERILQNLVTNALRYTARGKGIITVSVYEADDNVIFTVEDNGLGILPEYHEKIFDKYMQVETKGIGAAKGLGLTFCKMAVEALGGRIRVESEHGKGSKFKFMIPLNNGDKNA, from the coding sequence ATGAAAAAAATACTCGTTGTTGAAGATAATCCTACGAACATGCGTCTGATGCGAGACGTGCTTAAGTACCTGGGATATGAGGTTCTTGAGGCGTTAAACGGCAACTGCATTCTCTGCGTCGACGACGAACCGGTAAACCTCAAGCTCCTTGAGGCAATGTTACTTCCAGCGGGGTACGAGGTGATAAAGGCATCTGACGGAGCCGAGGCACTCCAAATGATCAAGGAGAGCTGTGTGGATCTCGTGCTCCTGGATGTGATGATGCCGGAGATAAATGGTTTTGATGCCTGTAAGACGATGAAAGGCGATGAAAGATACGGAAATATCCCAATCATTATGCTCACGGCATTACGTTCAAAAGAAGACAGAATAAAGGGCATTGAGGCCGGCGCGGATGATTTCATTTCAAAGCCTGCGGATAAGGAGGAGCTGCTGCTTAAGTGCAGAAATATGCTCAGGATGAAGCAGTACAGGGATGATCTTGAACAAAAAAACCATGACCTTCAGAAGATTCAGAAGATAAAAGATAGCCTCACTGCCATGATTGTTCACGATCTTAAAGGTCCTCTTATGTGCATCGTGGGCTACTTGCAGATGGCGATGGACCTAAAGCACGGCAGTGATAATAAAGTTGCTGAATACCTGAGTCAGGCAAATATCAGCGCATACTCTCTTTCCAACATGATATCAACCATCCTCGACATCTCACGGATGGAAGAAGGCGCCATGAACATAGTACAAACTTCTTTCAGTGTCGGGGAATTGCTTGGCAGGATAGAGAATATGTTCAGGGCTGCTGTTGAACTGGAAGAGAAGAGTCTTGTTTTAAACAGGAGCAGCAACATTTCATTAACTTCAGATAGCGCGCTTATTGAGAGGATACTCCAGAATCTTGTGACTAATGCCCTGCGTTATACCGCAAGGGGCAAAGGAATTATAACCGTGTCGGTTTATGAAGCTGACGATAACGTCATTTTCACGGTTGAGGATAATGGACTGGGCATTTTGCCGGAGTATCATGAAAAGATATTCGACAAATATATGCAGGTCGAAACAAAAGGGATAGGAGCTGCAAAGGGGCTGGGACTGACATTTTGCAAGATGGCTGTCGAGGCACTCGGCGGCCGGATACGGGTCGAGAGCGAGCATGGGAAGGGAAGCAAATTCAAATTCATGATACCGCTCAATAACGGTGATAAGAATGCCTGA